In Chryseobacterium oranimense, a single window of DNA contains:
- a CDS encoding SRPBCC domain-containing protein, with protein MESNIIFNKDFDSNSVYVMKIYDADVSKVWEYFTKSELLDQWWAPKPWKCETVKQDFEKGGIWRYAMVGPEDQKMYGQMAYGEITEHRSFDGVDAFCDENGNINEDFAQSKWLLGFTGVEEGTKVTINIHFPTSDAMKQQLEMGFEEGFKTGLTQLADVLIG; from the coding sequence ATGGAATCTAATATCATTTTTAACAAAGATTTTGATTCGAACAGCGTATATGTCATGAAAATATATGATGCTGATGTTTCAAAAGTATGGGAGTATTTTACCAAATCCGAATTATTGGATCAATGGTGGGCTCCGAAACCCTGGAAATGTGAAACGGTAAAACAAGATTTTGAGAAAGGAGGAATATGGCGCTATGCAATGGTAGGACCGGAGGATCAAAAAATGTATGGACAAATGGCTTACGGAGAGATCACGGAGCACAGAAGTTTTGATGGAGTAGATGCTTTCTGCGATGAAAACGGAAACATCAATGAAGATTTTGCGCAGTCGAAATGGCTGTTAGGATTCACAGGAGTGGAAGAGGGTACAAAAGTGACCATCAATATTCATTTTCCGACTTCCGATGCTATGAAGCAACAGCTGGAAATGGGATTTGAAGAGGGATTTAAAACGGGGCTGACACAGCTTGCAGATGTGCTGATTGGCTGA
- a CDS encoding sensor histidine kinase — protein sequence MNNKFIPIISVFMTISLIVFVTLQFYWLKRYYNVLEQDFSSKVYTALESTVKNVSEIEVEKYMNENNKNFRNNILANSKQPSLTTIQQVEDSGTQRQIIYSKNIIEKTQLPISQRGDSIKWTTLYSDEAAYKVKRDTTKPEQLTSEINNDIENGDYTIKEFAKIYGNNLPITKRVDDKVLDSVITKELKIRGISAKFGYGVTDKNNNLTSIVNKAYKEKKDNNTYSYPLFTDTKDRTLYSLALVFPKKEYSLAMNNWPMLLGTFLSLLTILGIYIISINYMMRQKKLAEVKTDFINNMSHEFKTPLATISVATDSLANDKIATNPDKVKYYSELIKQENLRMKKQVENVLNMSKLERNEVELFLKETNVRELIKKTTESFNLIVQQRNGSLRQEFNATNYIFKIDEFHISNMLVNLLDNANKYSPEAPEIDVKTRNEGDWYIIEISDKGMGMETQNKTKIFEKFFREETGNIHNVKGQGLGLSYVKKIVELHKGQIIVESHKDKGSTFTIKLPMS from the coding sequence ATGAATAATAAATTCATCCCAATAATTTCGGTGTTTATGACAATCTCACTGATTGTTTTTGTTACGCTCCAATTTTATTGGCTGAAAAGATATTACAATGTTCTGGAACAGGATTTTTCAAGCAAAGTATATACCGCATTAGAAAGCACTGTAAAAAATGTTTCAGAAATTGAGGTGGAAAAATACATGAATGAAAACAATAAGAATTTCAGAAACAATATTCTTGCCAACAGTAAGCAGCCCTCCCTGACTACCATACAGCAGGTAGAGGATTCCGGTACCCAAAGGCAGATCATTTATTCTAAAAATATTATTGAAAAAACGCAGCTTCCCATTTCTCAGAGAGGAGATTCTATAAAATGGACCACGCTTTACAGTGATGAGGCAGCCTATAAAGTAAAAAGGGATACCACAAAACCGGAACAGCTTACTTCAGAAATTAATAATGATATTGAAAATGGGGATTATACCATAAAGGAATTTGCTAAAATTTATGGAAATAATCTACCCATTACAAAAAGAGTCGACGATAAGGTTCTTGATTCAGTGATCACCAAGGAACTGAAAATAAGGGGAATTTCAGCAAAATTCGGATATGGAGTTACTGATAAAAATAATAACCTTACCAGCATTGTAAATAAGGCTTATAAAGAAAAAAAGGACAACAATACATATTCCTATCCTCTTTTCACAGATACAAAAGACCGGACTTTATACAGTCTGGCTTTGGTATTTCCTAAAAAAGAATATTCCCTTGCCATGAACAACTGGCCGATGCTTCTGGGAACTTTCCTGTCATTGCTGACTATTCTTGGAATTTATATTATTTCCATTAATTATATGATGAGACAGAAGAAGCTGGCTGAAGTAAAGACAGATTTCATAAATAATATGTCCCATGAGTTCAAAACCCCGCTGGCAACAATTTCTGTAGCCACAGATTCTTTAGCCAACGACAAAATTGCTACAAACCCCGATAAGGTAAAATATTACTCAGAGCTGATCAAGCAGGAAAACTTAAGGATGAAGAAACAGGTGGAAAACGTCCTGAATATGTCTAAGCTGGAAAGAAATGAAGTAGAGCTATTCTTAAAAGAAACCAATGTACGGGAACTGATTAAGAAAACCACAGAGTCTTTCAACCTTATTGTTCAGCAGAGAAACGGATCCCTGAGACAGGAATTCAATGCGACCAATTATATTTTTAAAATAGATGAATTTCATATCTCAAATATGCTCGTGAACTTATTGGATAATGCCAACAAATACTCACCGGAAGCACCTGAGATTGATGTAAAAACAAGAAATGAAGGAGACTGGTACATCATAGAAATTTCCGATAAAGGAATGGGAATGGAAACCCAGAACAAAACCAAAATTTTTGAAAAATTCTTCAGGGAAGAAACCGGTAACATTCACAATGTAAAAGGACAGGGACTGGGACTTTCTTATGTAAAGAAAATTGTAGAGCTTCATAAAGGACAGATCATCGTAGAATCCCATAAAGACAAAGGGAGTACGTTTACGATCAAATTGCCGATGAGCTAA
- a CDS encoding response regulator transcription factor — protein MSNRILLVEDDQSFGAVLKDYLTINNFEVTLATDGEQGLKEFTENEFDICIFDVMMPKKDGFSLAEDVKKIDKNTPIIFLTARNMREDILKGYQLGADDYITKPFDTELLLYKIKAILQRSSTLENEEQEQFKISNIFFDSMLRQLKVGDKEYKLSPKENELLKLLCIHRNDFMPRDLALRKIWKKENYFTARSMDVYIAKLRKLLKDDEGLEIINVHGEGFRLLVKN, from the coding sequence ATGAGCAACAGAATATTATTAGTAGAAGATGATCAGAGTTTCGGGGCTGTGCTGAAGGATTATTTAACAATCAACAACTTTGAGGTAACCCTTGCAACAGATGGAGAGCAAGGTTTGAAAGAATTTACAGAAAATGAGTTTGATATCTGTATTTTTGACGTAATGATGCCTAAAAAAGATGGGTTTTCATTAGCTGAAGACGTAAAAAAAATCGATAAAAATACCCCTATCATATTCCTTACCGCAAGAAATATGAGAGAAGATATCCTTAAAGGATACCAACTGGGTGCAGATGATTATATCACAAAACCGTTTGATACGGAACTTCTTTTATACAAGATCAAAGCTATCCTGCAGAGAAGCTCTACCCTGGAAAATGAAGAACAGGAGCAGTTCAAGATCAGTAATATTTTCTTCGACTCTATGCTGAGACAGCTGAAAGTAGGCGATAAAGAATACAAGCTTTCTCCAAAAGAAAATGAATTGCTGAAACTTCTTTGTATCCACAGAAACGATTTCATGCCGAGAGACCTTGCATTGAGAAAAATCTGGAAAAAAGAAAATTATTTTACTGCAAGAAGTATGGACGTATATATTGCAAAGCTTCGTAAACTCCTAAAAGATGACGAAGGATTGGAAATCATCAACGTTCATGGTGAAGGATTCAGGCTTTTGGTTAAAAATTAA
- a CDS encoding TonB-dependent receptor domain-containing protein, with protein sequence MKLYISRFILGLMILSVHFISAQNLSKSQFKVKGNCDMCKSRIETAAKKAGAKNASYSIDLQTLTLETDGRVSTDEILKKVADAGHDNEKFKSSDETYKSLPGCCHYERDLQPSAAEAHQHHSKKENEFYVKGNCASCKARIEKTAKEAGADSAEWSAETQTVTLNFDPSKTSSDKVLKAIADAGHDNEKYKASDAVYKSLPGCCLYDRDIPFGEANPNVHYEEDVKHDDHKEHGATLNEAHEQHEKSIEGVTVTGSKAATALSKKEAGLVFNIDKKELLKAACCNLSESFETNATVDVSFSNAVTGTKQLKMLGLDQKYTSLTKELLPEIRGLASAYGLNFIPGRWIESIQLTKGGSTVTNGYESITGQINTELLKNAKEPETSLNIFADFNGRAEANITSVSLINEKWSQTFLLHGNGTFGDTDMNHDTFLDRPKGTQINAAYLLNYNDLEKSGFGSHFGINFIRDERTAGQVAFDKKLPQDEQGAYGVGIDISRFQVWNKTGYVFKGKPYQSLGWMNQYVYHQQDSFFGLRNYAGKQHTYYSNLIFESIIGNTNHKYKAGASFLYDGYEETYLTDDMKRNEIVPGIFAEYTLTGLKYTLVAGARADFHNLAGTQFTPRLNFKYDFTPQTILRLSAGRGFRTANVFAENQQYFASNRNIQILPNGGNIYGLKPEIAWNYGASLQQEFKLFGRKSSVVADFFRTDFQDQVLVDLDRSPQQLTFYNLEGKSFANSFQTQWDFTPFKNFDVRLAYKYYDVQADYLDGRREVPFMAKHRGFVNLAYATNKNNKGGFWSFDTTLNWVGKQRLPDTSSNPAEFRLPAYSDSYAVLNAQISRNFNKKIRAYAGGENLTSYYQKNAIVDFRNPFGNYFDGGMMYAPIMKANFYVGLDVTF encoded by the coding sequence ATGAAATTATATATTTCCAGGTTTATACTTGGTCTAATGATCCTGTCCGTACACTTTATATCTGCCCAAAACCTTTCAAAAAGCCAGTTTAAAGTAAAAGGAAATTGCGATATGTGCAAATCCAGAATAGAAACAGCAGCTAAAAAGGCAGGTGCTAAAAACGCTTCGTATTCTATTGATCTTCAAACTTTAACATTGGAAACCGATGGCAGAGTTTCTACAGACGAAATTTTAAAAAAAGTTGCCGATGCCGGCCATGATAATGAAAAATTCAAATCCTCTGATGAAACTTATAAAAGTCTGCCGGGATGCTGCCACTATGAAAGAGACCTCCAGCCTTCTGCTGCAGAAGCTCACCAGCACCATTCTAAAAAAGAAAATGAGTTTTATGTAAAAGGAAACTGTGCTTCATGTAAAGCGAGAATAGAAAAAACCGCAAAAGAAGCTGGTGCAGATTCCGCAGAATGGAGTGCGGAAACACAGACGGTAACCTTAAATTTTGATCCTTCAAAAACCTCATCGGATAAAGTTTTAAAAGCGATTGCAGATGCTGGTCATGACAATGAAAAATACAAAGCCTCCGACGCTGTTTACAAAAGCCTTCCCGGATGTTGTCTGTACGACAGAGATATTCCGTTTGGAGAAGCCAACCCAAATGTTCACTATGAAGAAGATGTAAAACACGACGATCATAAAGAACATGGTGCAACCCTTAATGAAGCTCATGAACAGCACGAAAAAAGCATTGAAGGGGTAACGGTCACTGGTTCGAAAGCTGCCACAGCATTAAGTAAAAAGGAGGCAGGTCTTGTTTTTAATATTGATAAAAAAGAATTACTAAAAGCAGCGTGCTGTAATCTGTCTGAAAGCTTTGAAACCAATGCGACTGTAGATGTTTCTTTCAGTAATGCCGTTACCGGTACCAAGCAGCTGAAAATGCTTGGCCTGGACCAAAAATATACCAGCTTAACCAAGGAACTTCTTCCTGAGATCAGGGGTCTTGCTTCAGCTTACGGACTGAATTTCATTCCCGGACGATGGATCGAAAGCATCCAACTGACAAAAGGCGGAAGTACGGTAACGAACGGCTATGAAAGCATCACGGGACAGATTAATACTGAGCTTCTGAAAAACGCCAAGGAACCAGAAACGTCATTGAATATATTCGCTGATTTCAACGGAAGAGCGGAAGCCAATATCACCAGCGTCTCCCTTATCAATGAGAAATGGTCTCAGACCTTTTTACTACATGGAAACGGGACTTTCGGAGACACGGACATGAATCATGATACTTTCCTGGACAGACCCAAGGGAACCCAGATTAATGCAGCTTATCTCCTTAATTATAATGATCTTGAAAAATCGGGATTTGGATCTCATTTCGGGATCAATTTTATCAGAGATGAAAGAACAGCAGGACAGGTTGCTTTTGATAAGAAACTGCCTCAGGACGAACAGGGGGCATATGGTGTGGGTATTGATATTTCAAGATTCCAGGTCTGGAATAAAACAGGATATGTCTTCAAAGGAAAGCCCTACCAGAGCCTCGGATGGATGAATCAGTATGTATATCATCAGCAGGACAGCTTTTTCGGATTGAGAAATTATGCCGGGAAACAGCATACTTATTATTCAAATTTAATTTTTGAAAGCATTATCGGAAATACCAATCATAAGTACAAGGCAGGAGCCAGTTTTCTATATGACGGCTACGAGGAAACGTATTTAACAGACGATATGAAGAGAAATGAAATCGTTCCGGGGATTTTTGCAGAATATACATTAACAGGATTAAAATATACTTTAGTAGCAGGAGCCAGAGCAGATTTTCACAATCTGGCAGGAACCCAGTTTACCCCAAGACTTAATTTTAAATATGATTTCACGCCTCAGACGATTTTAAGACTTTCTGCAGGAAGGGGATTCAGAACAGCTAATGTCTTTGCTGAAAACCAACAGTATTTTGCATCGAACAGAAACATTCAGATCTTACCGAATGGCGGGAATATTTATGGATTAAAGCCGGAAATTGCATGGAACTACGGGGCCAGTTTGCAACAGGAATTCAAGCTTTTTGGAAGAAAATCCTCGGTTGTTGCTGATTTTTTCAGAACGGATTTTCAGGATCAGGTGCTTGTTGATCTCGACCGTTCTCCACAACAGCTTACCTTTTATAATTTAGAAGGAAAATCTTTTGCCAATTCTTTCCAGACTCAGTGGGATTTCACACCCTTCAAAAATTTTGATGTAAGACTGGCTTATAAATATTATGATGTTCAGGCAGATTATCTGGACGGTAGAAGAGAAGTTCCGTTCATGGCGAAACACAGAGGCTTTGTGAACCTTGCCTATGCAACAAATAAAAATAACAAAGGAGGATTCTGGAGCTTTGACACCACGCTGAATTGGGTGGGAAAACAAAGACTTCCGGATACTTCAAGCAATCCGGCGGAGTTTCGGCTTCCTGCGTACTCTGATTCTTATGCTGTACTGAATGCCCAAATATCAAGGAATTTCAATAAAAAGATCAGAGCCTATGCGGGAGGTGAAAACCTTACGTCTTATTATCAGAAAAATGCCATTGTAGATTTCAGGAATCCTTTTGGAAATTATTTTGACGGAGGGATGATGTACGCACCTATCATGAAAGCTAATTTTTATGTGGGGCTGGATGTAACTTTCTAA
- a CDS encoding phosphoheptose isomerase, translating to MNAEKTEIFDKVEKMLESQGFTIASKDNTRPWGGFFVIDENQAQDFANQYFDGIDVESLKIGGKLSPKILVVAPNARLSWQYHHRRAEIWQVVEGTVGIKTSNTDEEGELKEYRPKDQIKLQQGERHRLIGLDGWGIVAEIWQHTDASNPSDEDDIVRVQDDFGR from the coding sequence ATGAATGCAGAGAAAACAGAAATATTCGATAAAGTAGAAAAAATGCTTGAATCACAGGGATTTACTATTGCATCAAAAGATAATACCAGACCGTGGGGTGGTTTTTTTGTGATCGATGAAAACCAGGCACAGGATTTTGCCAATCAATATTTTGACGGGATTGATGTAGAAAGCCTGAAAATAGGTGGAAAACTAAGCCCAAAGATCCTTGTTGTTGCCCCGAATGCCCGTTTAAGCTGGCAGTATCATCACCGCAGAGCCGAGATCTGGCAGGTAGTAGAAGGTACTGTTGGAATAAAAACCAGTAATACCGATGAAGAAGGCGAGCTGAAAGAATACCGTCCAAAAGATCAGATCAAACTTCAGCAGGGCGAAAGACACAGGCTGATAGGTTTAGACGGCTGGGGTATAGTGGCTGAAATATGGCAGCATACGGATGCCTCAAATCCTTCGGATGAAGATGATATTGTGAGAGTACAGGATGATTTCGGGAGATAG